DNA sequence from the Cyanobacteriota bacterium genome:
GAGTACCTTCAATAAAAATCCCAAGTGACCATGCACCCAGGGCAGTCACAGTACTAAGAGCTTTTTTGGCAGCCTTAAAAGTCTTGGATTCAGGATTTTCGCGATTAATAGCAATAGTACTTGTCAGCACCATATATAAGTAGAGCAAAGGATTTGAAAATAACTCTTGTTTAGCAACAAAAGCCGTTGGTCTATCAATAGCAAAACCCAAAAGCGGCGGATCCGTATAACTTCGATGATTCGAAACAACTATATAGTTCTCATTAGGATCTGGCTTCTTGCCAACAAACTCAATACTAGTGCTCTTAATCAAATGAAAATAAGGTCTCAAAAAAATCGCACAACTAATGCTTTGAGCTAAGACACTTAGCCAAGAAAAGTAATATAAATTTTTGAGTTTATCGAACACTTTAAAATAAGCGTAATGCAGCTCTTATGCATTACTGACCAAGTCTATTGTACAATATTGCTTATGCCTTTTTATGAGACTAACGCCAGAGTAAGCAAAGATCCCATTATGGGACTTATTCAAATGGCTGCTCAAGATAGTGACAAAAATAAGCTCACAGCCATTGTGGGTTC
Encoded proteins:
- a CDS encoding lysophospholipid acyltransferase family protein, with the translated sequence MFDKLKNLYYFSWLSVLAQSISCAIFLRPYFHLIKSTSIEFVGKKPDPNENYIVVSNHRSYTDPPLLGFAIDRPTAFVAKQELFSNPLLYLYMVLTSTIAINRENPESKTFKAAKKALSTVTALGAWSLGIFIEGTRSQDEHKLAQPNKGPIFIAKLTKTKIIPMGISYRGKKDIIVKIGEPYEIDYKGDLDDQAWECLEKISELCDYAMPVRS